Below is a genomic region from Desulfobacter sp..
ACTCTCCTTCAAGAGCAGCTTCAGCAAGATTTTTGATTAATGATGTAAGGACGCCGCCCTTACCTGTGAAGGGTTTACCTTCCTGGATGCCTTTAAGGGCTTTTTGAAAATCAAATTCGGTGTTTTCTTCGGTCATGTCAGTTCTCCTTATTTAGCTGAGTATATCAGCTTTCATTCAACTGACACAGAATTTTGAACGCCCTCTTTCACCATTTATTGATGGCTGTTTCAATGGACCGGATGGTGTATTCCACTTGTTAAAGGGTTATTTGAACTCCCTTCATATTCAGAACTCAGACAAAATACTGTTTGTTGCAGATGGGGCACATTGGATTTGGAATCGAATCCCCGGACTGCTAAAAGCATTGGGTTTGGCTCCTGAGCGTGTGTATGAACTTCTCGATTTCTACCATGCAGTTGAGCATCTGGGTACAGTAGCAGGCTTAAGGAAGACCTGGTCATCCAAGGAACGCAAACGCTGGGTATTGAAGCAGCGAGGTCTTCTGCTGAAGGGAAAGGCGATTGAGGTGGTACAGGCCGTCCAGAAGCTTTGTAGAGGCAGAAACAGTAAGGCTATCAAGACGGAACGGGATTATTTTGTGCGCAATGAACTGAGGCTTAATTTCTCAACTGTAAAAGCGTTGAACTTACCTATTGGCAGCGGTGCTATTGAAAGTTCGATTCGGAGAGTCGTGAATTTACGTCTTAAAGGTCCATGCATCTTTTGGTATCGGGAGAATGCAGAAAAAATGATTATGCTGCGATCATTTTATAAAGCAGGGCGTTGGAACTGCCTGAAGCAGATGGCAAACATGCACAATCCAGTGCCAGCGGTATAACCGGGAAAATGGGAATGCGCCCTCAAATCCAGCAGCCGTCCCGGCAGGACCCGCGCCTATGATAATCACATCATACATGGAAAGGTTGTACCAAATTTTAAAATCATAGCCAAACCATTTTTAAGGCATCATTTCACCGGGTCCCCATGGTCTGGTAAATGGTCAGCACAAGGGTCTTGGCACTGACCGCCTTGATTTGATAGGCCACATCCCCAAGCCGGACCACCTGATCATGGTCCAAATCTTCCGGCAACACCTGGGCATAGGCATGGTCAGGATCCAGCTCTTTTAAAAAAAGATCTATACTGACCCGGCCGTGATTTATCCCTTTATACACCAGGCTGGTATTATGAATTCGTATCCGCTCGCCTTTGACCAGAATGACTTGATCATCAATGGTTCTGGATTTTTCCAGGGTGGCATTTTCTGGCGGGACAGGCAAAGGCCCACGCCATTTTGCATATTTATCCTTAAAGCCATCGGTGGATACATAATAGGTGATGCCAAAGGGTATGGCCAGACAGAGCAGGATAAAAAAAATGGCCAGCCATCCTTTTTTATTGGGCATTGCCATTTCAATTCCCCCTTTTTTAAGATCAATCTTAAACCCAAGGACAAGGGTTGAAATACAGATATATGATCATAGGCCCAGGATATAATCTTGTCAAACCCTAAGCGAATCGTCCAGATAGATCCAGCCATCCATATACTTTACGGCCCGGCCCCGGATAATCACCCGGCCCGTAAAAGCACCGGTTCCCAGCTCGCAGTCCAGGTATCCGGACCGGGCTGAAACCTGTTTGGCAGTCAAACAGGTTTTGCCGAGGCGCTCTGCCCAATATGGGGTTAGGGTGGTATGGGCAGAGCCTGTTACCGGATCTTCAGCCACGCCCACGCCGATTCCAAACCATCTGGAAATAAAATCAGTCTTGTCTCCGGGCGCGGTTACAATAATCCCCCGAAGGTCAAGGTCTGCAAATTTTTCATGATTGGGGACAAGGGATCTGACCTGAGCTTCGGTTTCCAGAACCACCAGATAATCTTCGGCCCGGAGAACCTCTTTAATTTCAACGTCCAGGCCCTCCACGAGTGCATCTGGCAGGTCGCAGGGAATGGGGGGCTGGCAGGGAAAATCCATGACAAAGGCATCGGCATTACAGGTCACGGTCAACGGACCTGACCGGGTGTGAAAAACAAAGGGACCGGGAAGACAAAACTCTCTTGCCAGAACAAATGCGGTGGCCAGGGTGGCATGGCCGCAGAGATCCACCTCAACTTCAGGGGTAAACCAGCGCAGATCATAGGTATTGTGAGAATTTTCAACATAAAAGGCGGTTTCAGACAAATTGTTTTCCATGGCAATGGACTGAAGAACAGAATCTGGCAGCCATTTGTCCAGGGGACAGACAGCAGCCGGGTTCCCCCTGAACCGGGTCTGGGTAAAGGCATCTATCTGAAACATCCTAAGCTTCATCTGACCTGCCTTTTTTTTTGTTTTCGTCTATCAGGGCCAGGGTCATGGTTCCCACCATCTCGCCAATCCGTTTCATATGAGAGATACGCTCTTTTTCACTGCGGCCCGGATAATTTCTAAAGGCAATAAGGATGCCTGAAAGACAGGCAAAGAGGGTATGGGCCAAGATGCGAGACCGCTCTTTGCTGCCCAGGGCCTTGAACACCTTTTCAAATACGTCCATAAGCCGTCTTCCGATTTCATTGAGCTGCTCCACCGCCCCCATGTCTTTGTTGCCGTGGAGGGCAAAATGGGTGATCATCCGCCATTGGGCAATATGGGCAATATAATACTCAAGAAAATAATCAATGCTGGCACCCAGAGGATCGTCAGGCCGATGGTCTATCTGATCTTGAAGATCGCTTATAAATTCGCAGGCATCCATGTAGGCAATCCTGGCATAGAGTTCTTCCTGGGAATTGAAATAGGTATAAATGGAAGACTTTGCAATGCCTGCGGTTCTGGCAATTTCGGCCATACTTGCCTTGTCATAGGTTGTCTGGCCGAAAACCTCCCGGGCCGCGTCAACAATGATCTGCTGCCTCATCTTCCGTTCCTGAATCTTAAGACGGCTTAATGTATCTTTTTTCTCCATGGGGTCCTTTGAGGGTAGGGTTGTCATTTCAAGTATTTACACTACCACAATCAGGACAAAATCACAAGTGATGGTTGACACGCCGACCGTCGTTCGGTATAGAAACCAGTAGACAGTAATTCGTTTAGCGTTTGATTACATTGTAAAAGGAGATAAAATGCAGACCCAGCGCCCATGGCTTGAGCATTACGCCGATGTTCCCCATTCAATAGACTATCCCAAGATCACCATGTATGAATCTGTCATAAACTCTGTCAACCGGGTCCCGGATAAAATTGCCTGGGATTTCATGGGCACCCAATGCACATACCAAAAATTTTCCGACCATATTGACAAATGCGCAGATGCCCTAGCCGGACTGGGTCTAAAAAAAGGGGACACCATCACCATTTCCATGCCCACCTCCCCCCAGGGCATTATCTGTTTTTATGCTGCCAACAAAATAGGGGCTGTGGCCTCCATGATCCACCCCTTGTCCACGGAGACAGAAATCCGATTTTACCTGAACCTCTCCAATTCAACCATGGCCCTGACCCTGGATGCCTTTTACCATAAATTTAGGGCCGCCATGGATCAAACGGCCTGCAAACGACTCATCCTCGCCAAAATAGGAGACTTTTTATCCCCGGTAAAACAATTTGGATTCTGGCTGACCAAGGGGCGTAAAATACCAAAGGTGCCTGAAGACAAAACCACCTTTTTCTGGGCAGATATCATGGCCGCATCCTGGCAATCCCAGCCCAAGGCAGATATGGACTCTGACGATACTGCTGTTATCCTCTATTCAGGCGGAACCACGGGCAAGCCCAAGGGAATCTTGCTGTCCAATATGAACTTTATTAGTGAGGGCATGATGGTGGCAGCCTGGGGCCAGCTGGACGAAAGCGACTCCATTTTGGCCATCCTGCCCATATTTCATGGATTCGGCCTGGGGG
It encodes:
- a CDS encoding PhzF family phenazine biosynthesis protein, whose protein sequence is MKLRMFQIDAFTQTRFRGNPAAVCPLDKWLPDSVLQSIAMENNLSETAFYVENSHNTYDLRWFTPEVEVDLCGHATLATAFVLAREFCLPGPFVFHTRSGPLTVTCNADAFVMDFPCQPPIPCDLPDALVEGLDVEIKEVLRAEDYLVVLETEAQVRSLVPNHEKFADLDLRGIIVTAPGDKTDFISRWFGIGVGVAEDPVTGSAHTTLTPYWAERLGKTCLTAKQVSARSGYLDCELGTGAFTGRVIIRGRAVKYMDGWIYLDDSLRV
- a CDS encoding TetR/AcrR family transcriptional regulator, with the protein product MEKKDTLSRLKIQERKMRQQIIVDAAREVFGQTTYDKASMAEIARTAGIAKSSIYTYFNSQEELYARIAYMDACEFISDLQDQIDHRPDDPLGASIDYFLEYYIAHIAQWRMITHFALHGNKDMGAVEQLNEIGRRLMDVFEKVFKALGSKERSRILAHTLFACLSGILIAFRNYPGRSEKERISHMKRIGEMVGTMTLALIDENKKKGRSDEA